A section of the Rhizobium sp. BT03 genome encodes:
- the pepT gene encoding peptidase T, with protein MTDTVLDRFLRYVVIDTQSDPASSTQPTTEKQKDLGRVLVDELLKIGLADAHLDEHGYVYATIPGNSDKAVPVICLCSHMDTAPDFSGTGVKPQIVRNYAGGDIELAGDSSRVIRVSEHPELNNQIGNDIVTTDGTTLLGADDKAGLAEIMTAAQFLIDNPEIRHGTIKILFTPDEEVGRGVNKVDLRKLGADFAYTMDGETAGHIEDETFSADGVEIAISGVAIHPGFAKDRMENAIKIAGAIIDRLPKEMAPETTEGKQGFIHPVGVTGSMEKASLSFIIRDFTDKGLAEKEAMLETIVKKVMAGYPGSTYHFQVKEQYRNMKVVLDRHPQIVDNAIEGVRRAGMTPVRGSIRGGTDGSRLSFMGLPCPNIFAGGHAFHSPLEWVSRQDMEKAVKTIVELARVWEERA; from the coding sequence ATGACCGACACTGTTCTCGACCGCTTTCTCCGTTATGTCGTTATCGACACGCAATCCGATCCTGCCTCGTCGACGCAGCCGACCACCGAAAAGCAGAAGGATCTCGGCCGGGTGCTGGTCGATGAACTGCTGAAGATTGGCTTGGCCGACGCGCATCTCGATGAACACGGTTATGTCTATGCGACCATTCCTGGAAATAGCGACAAGGCGGTGCCGGTCATCTGCTTGTGCTCGCATATGGATACCGCGCCCGATTTCAGCGGCACGGGTGTCAAGCCGCAGATCGTCCGCAACTATGCCGGCGGCGACATCGAACTTGCCGGCGATTCGAGCCGGGTGATCCGCGTTTCCGAGCATCCCGAGCTGAATAACCAGATCGGCAACGATATCGTCACCACCGACGGCACGACCCTGCTCGGCGCCGACGACAAGGCGGGGCTGGCGGAAATCATGACTGCCGCGCAGTTCCTGATCGACAATCCCGAGATCCGGCACGGGACGATCAAGATCCTGTTCACGCCCGACGAGGAAGTCGGTCGCGGCGTCAACAAGGTTGACCTGAGGAAACTCGGTGCCGACTTCGCCTATACCATGGACGGCGAGACGGCCGGCCATATCGAGGACGAGACTTTCTCGGCCGATGGCGTCGAGATCGCTATTTCAGGCGTGGCTATTCATCCGGGCTTTGCCAAGGACCGCATGGAGAACGCCATCAAGATTGCCGGCGCCATCATCGACCGGCTGCCGAAGGAGATGGCGCCGGAGACCACCGAGGGCAAGCAGGGCTTCATCCATCCGGTCGGCGTGACCGGCTCGATGGAGAAGGCGTCGCTGAGCTTCATCATCCGCGACTTCACCGACAAGGGGCTCGCGGAAAAGGAGGCGATGCTCGAGACCATCGTCAAGAAGGTGATGGCCGGCTATCCCGGCTCGACCTATCATTTCCAGGTCAAGGAGCAGTATCGCAACATGAAGGTGGTGCTCGACCGGCATCCTCAAATCGTCGACAACGCCATCGAAGGGGTGCGCCGAGCCGGCATGACGCCGGTGCGCGGCAGCATCCGCGGCGGCACGGATGGTTCGCGCCTCTCCTTCATGGGCCTGCCATGTCCGAACATCTTCGCCGGCGGCCATGCCTTCCACTCGCCGCTCGAATGGGTCAGCCGCCAGGATATGGAAAAGGCCGTCAAAACGATCGTTGAGCTTGCGAGGGTCTGGGAAGAGCGCGCCTGA
- a CDS encoding sugar ABC transporter substrate-binding protein — MKKLIISTLFASMMAGTAFADTTLKLVEVITSPERTETLKSIVGKFEAANPGTKVDIISLPWNEAFQKFATMVSAGDVPDVMEMPDTWLSLYANNGMLESLEPYLAKWEHSKELTPRALELGRDVKNTAYMLPYGFYLRAMFYNKKLLSEAGVAEPPKTMEEFTAASEKVSKLPGKYGYCMRGGPGGLNGWMIFAASMAGSNKYFNEDGTSTMNSPGWAKGIEWMVDLYKKGYAPKDSVNWGFNEVVAGFYSGTCAFLDQDPDALIAIAERMKKEDFGVMPLPKGPDGKSFPTIGYGGWSMFATSANKDLSWKLIATLEGPEGNIEWNKRIGALPAYTAAEKDPFYAGDQFKGWFEELADPNTVPTVMPTYLEEFAFFKDSLAIKTSQQALLGDISAKDLADQWADYLTKAQQKFLSKK; from the coding sequence ATGAAAAAACTAATAATCTCGACGCTCTTTGCTTCGATGATGGCGGGTACGGCCTTTGCCGATACCACGCTCAAGCTCGTCGAAGTCATCACCAGCCCGGAGCGCACCGAAACGCTGAAATCGATCGTCGGCAAGTTCGAGGCCGCCAATCCCGGCACCAAGGTCGACATCATCTCGCTGCCCTGGAACGAAGCCTTCCAGAAGTTCGCGACCATGGTCTCGGCCGGCGACGTGCCCGATGTGATGGAGATGCCCGACACCTGGCTATCGCTCTATGCCAATAACGGCATGCTCGAAAGCCTCGAGCCCTACCTCGCAAAGTGGGAGCACAGCAAGGAGCTGACGCCGCGCGCGCTCGAGCTCGGCCGCGACGTCAAGAACACCGCCTATATGCTGCCCTACGGCTTCTATTTGAGGGCGATGTTCTACAACAAGAAACTGCTTTCGGAGGCCGGCGTCGCCGAGCCGCCGAAGACGATGGAAGAGTTCACCGCCGCTTCGGAAAAGGTTTCCAAGCTGCCGGGCAAATACGGCTACTGCATGCGCGGCGGACCGGGCGGCCTCAACGGCTGGATGATTTTCGCCGCTTCCATGGCCGGCTCGAACAAATACTTCAACGAAGACGGCACCTCGACGATGAACAGCCCCGGCTGGGCTAAGGGCATCGAGTGGATGGTCGATCTCTACAAGAAGGGCTATGCGCCGAAGGACAGCGTCAACTGGGGCTTCAACGAAGTCGTCGCCGGCTTCTATTCCGGCACCTGCGCCTTCCTCGACCAGGATCCGGATGCGCTGATCGCCATTGCCGAACGGATGAAAAAGGAAGATTTCGGCGTCATGCCGCTGCCGAAAGGGCCTGACGGCAAGTCCTTCCCGACCATCGGCTACGGCGGCTGGTCGATGTTTGCGACCAGCGCCAACAAGGATCTCTCCTGGAAGCTGATCGCCACCCTCGAAGGGCCGGAAGGCAATATCGAGTGGAACAAGCGCATCGGCGCCCTGCCGGCCTATACCGCGGCCGAGAAGGATCCCTTCTATGCCGGTGACCAGTTCAAGGGCTGGTTCGAGGAACTGGCGGACCCGAACACGGTGCCGACCGTGATGCCGACCTATCTCGAGGAATTCGCGTTCTTCAAGGATTCGCTGGCGATCAAGACCTCGCAGCAGGCCTTGCTCGGCGATATCTCGGCAAAGGATCTGGCCGACCAGTGGGCGGACTATCTGACCAAGGCGCAGCAGAAGTTCTTGAGCAAGAAGTAA
- a CDS encoding FadR/GntR family transcriptional regulator, whose protein sequence is MKAKLSDRPVIRPLPVMDRARQVTDALADYVEDARLQAGDRLPAERELMAALAVGRSTIREAIRHFQALGVIETRKGSGTYLLKPVSRATIHMPLSFDAVHLRDALLQTLEVRRGIECEAGMVAARRRTAKDLVVIEEKLNEMERVHLEKGTSGPEDLAFHLAVYDATHNPLFRQLLEQMRETFERFWEHPFDRQDFARRSFPFHRTLFNAIVVGDAEAARMETLKILDIVEEDIKEMSK, encoded by the coding sequence ATGAAGGCAAAGCTTAGCGATAGGCCGGTGATCCGGCCGCTTCCCGTCATGGACCGCGCGCGTCAGGTGACCGATGCGCTGGCGGATTATGTAGAGGATGCACGGCTACAGGCGGGGGACCGGCTGCCGGCGGAGCGCGAGCTGATGGCAGCCCTTGCCGTCGGGCGGTCGACGATTCGCGAGGCGATCCGTCATTTCCAGGCGCTCGGGGTGATCGAGACGCGCAAGGGCAGCGGCACCTATCTGCTGAAGCCGGTGTCCCGGGCGACGATCCATATGCCGCTGTCCTTCGATGCGGTGCATCTGCGCGACGCGCTGCTGCAGACGCTGGAAGTTCGCCGCGGCATCGAATGCGAGGCGGGCATGGTCGCGGCCCGGCGGCGGACTGCGAAGGATCTTGTCGTCATCGAGGAAAAGCTCAACGAGATGGAGCGGGTGCATCTGGAGAAGGGCACCTCGGGGCCGGAGGATCTGGCTTTCCATCTCGCCGTTTACGACGCCACCCACAATCCGCTGTTTCGCCAGCTGCTCGAGCAGATGCGCGAGACATTCGAGCGGTTCTGGGAACATCCGTTCGACCGGCAGGATTTCGCCCGCCGGTCCTTTCCCTTTCACCGTACCCTTTTCAACGCGATCGTGGTCGGGGATGCCGAGGCGGCGCGCATGGAAACATTGAAGATTCTCGACATCGTCGAGGAAGACATCAAGGAAATGTCCAAATGA
- a CDS encoding carbohydrate ABC transporter permease — translation MRRSAVPTIAHRLAILCYIAFALFPLFWLLKVSVTPNDLLYSEGVRMWPSRTSWDHYAFVLQHSAFPTFFKNSLIVSVSTAVTVTICASLSGYALSRFNFQAKYWIVALMLLTQMFPLVMLVAPIFKILSPLHLTNSLTGLVVVYTAFNVPFATFLMQSFFDGIPKDLEEAAMIDGATQFTAFRQIILPLTLPGIAATLGFVFTAAWSELLFALMLINGNDAATFPVGLLTFVSKFSVDFGQMMAAGVMALIPAGLFFLLIQRYLVQGLTAGAVKG, via the coding sequence ATGAGACGATCCGCCGTTCCCACCATTGCGCACCGCCTGGCAATCCTCTGCTACATCGCCTTCGCGCTCTTCCCCCTGTTCTGGCTGCTCAAGGTCTCGGTGACGCCAAACGACCTGCTCTATAGCGAAGGCGTTCGCATGTGGCCATCGCGCACGAGCTGGGATCATTATGCCTTCGTGCTGCAGCACAGCGCCTTTCCGACCTTCTTCAAGAACAGCCTGATCGTCTCGGTCTCGACGGCGGTGACCGTGACGATCTGCGCCTCGCTCTCCGGCTACGCGCTGTCGCGTTTCAATTTCCAGGCAAAATACTGGATCGTCGCCTTGATGCTGCTGACCCAGATGTTCCCGCTCGTCATGCTGGTGGCGCCGATCTTCAAGATCCTGTCGCCCTTGCACCTGACCAACAGCCTGACCGGCCTCGTCGTCGTCTACACCGCCTTCAACGTGCCCTTCGCCACCTTCCTGATGCAGTCATTTTTCGACGGCATTCCCAAGGATTTGGAGGAGGCGGCGATGATCGACGGTGCGACGCAGTTCACGGCTTTTCGCCAGATCATCCTGCCGCTGACGCTGCCCGGCATCGCCGCCACACTCGGCTTCGTCTTCACCGCCGCCTGGAGCGAACTGCTCTTTGCGCTGATGCTGATCAACGGCAACGACGCGGCGACCTTCCCGGTCGGGCTTCTCACATTCGTTTCGAAATTCTCGGTGGATTTCGGGCAGATGATGGCGGCGGGCGTCATGGCGCTCATTCCGGCCGGGCTCTTCTTCCTGCTCATCCAGCGTTATCTCGTCCAGGGCCTGACGGCCGGCGCGGTCAAGGGTTAA
- a CDS encoding cell wall hydrolase, which yields MRAEISFGKSLIGILFVGLAATGCTTTQKPAATAAKTKQPAKVTFNYTNKDRDCLQRAMYFESQHSDEDGYMAVGTVVMNRLTSGAYPPSICGVVAQEKQFAPGVMTREVKPQAETELATAADAILKGARHPAVKDAMFFHTDGLKFPYNNMHYVAVAGGNAFYEKRGADGMLQTPPPLPAYEVAMNYVPGESMLPPQFEALIPSAVPVPLPAPDPMPTASTMSPINAAPTAAHMAPIANPMPMQITTPVTEPETSIEPDPGMRIAIPIPRPAYDSVLLRGSVAANGG from the coding sequence TTGAGGGCGGAGATTTCCTTTGGAAAATCCCTGATCGGGATTTTGTTCGTAGGGCTGGCGGCTACAGGCTGCACGACGACACAGAAACCGGCGGCAACGGCGGCGAAGACAAAGCAACCGGCGAAAGTTACCTTCAACTACACGAACAAGGACCGCGACTGCCTGCAGCGTGCGATGTATTTCGAATCGCAGCACTCCGATGAGGACGGCTATATGGCTGTCGGAACCGTGGTCATGAACCGGCTGACGTCAGGCGCCTATCCGCCGTCGATCTGCGGCGTCGTCGCCCAGGAAAAGCAGTTTGCGCCCGGCGTGATGACGCGCGAAGTCAAGCCGCAGGCCGAAACCGAGCTGGCGACCGCCGCCGATGCGATCCTCAAAGGCGCCCGTCATCCCGCGGTCAAGGATGCGATGTTCTTCCACACCGACGGGCTGAAATTCCCTTACAACAACATGCATTATGTGGCGGTCGCCGGCGGCAACGCCTTCTACGAGAAGCGCGGCGCCGATGGCATGCTGCAAACGCCGCCGCCGCTGCCCGCCTATGAGGTGGCGATGAACTATGTGCCGGGAGAAAGCATGCTGCCGCCGCAGTTCGAGGCTTTGATCCCCTCGGCCGTTCCGGTTCCGCTGCCGGCGCCGGATCCGATGCCGACGGCGAGCACGATGTCCCCGATCAATGCGGCGCCCACGGCCGCCCATATGGCGCCCATCGCAAATCCCATGCCGATGCAGATCACGACCCCGGTAACCGAGCCGGAAACCTCGATCGAACCGGACCCGGGAATGCGGATCGCGATCCCCATCCCCCGCCCCGCCTATGACAGCGTCTTGCTGCGCGGCAGCGTCGCGGCGAACGGCGGCTAA
- a CDS encoding PLP-dependent transferase, which yields MSSGEDPFDLASIITAHDDSNFADAVVPPIFQTSLFTFSDYDEMITVYRGEKVRPTYTRGLNPTVRAFEEMLAKLEGAEDALGFASGMAAISSSVLSFVEPGDRIVAVKHVYPDAFRLFGTILKRMKIEVTYVDGRDEEAVAKALPGAKLLYLESPTSWVMEAHDVGALAALAKRHGVVSMIDNSWASPFFQRPLTLGVDLVIHSASKYLGGHSDVVAGIVAGSKEMIARIKAEAYPYLGGKLSPFDAWLLIRGLRTLPLRMRAHETSALEIARRLQKLEVVETVCHPGLANRLPAGLNGTSGLFSFIFRDGVDIRAFADHLKLFKLGVSWGGHESLIVPGEVVLQQKAQPNSAQTFGIHARSVRLHVGLEGTEALWRDIEEALAAASQS from the coding sequence ATGAGCAGCGGCGAAGACCCGTTCGATCTTGCCTCCATCATCACCGCCCACGACGACAGCAATTTCGCCGACGCTGTCGTGCCGCCGATCTTCCAGACCTCGCTTTTTACCTTTTCCGATTATGACGAGATGATCACCGTCTATCGCGGCGAGAAGGTGCGGCCGACCTATACGCGCGGGCTGAATCCGACCGTGCGCGCCTTCGAAGAGATGCTGGCCAAGCTCGAAGGCGCCGAGGATGCGCTGGGTTTTGCCAGCGGCATGGCAGCGATCTCCTCATCCGTGCTGAGCTTCGTCGAGCCGGGCGACCGCATCGTTGCCGTCAAACACGTCTATCCCGATGCCTTCCGCCTGTTCGGCACCATCCTGAAACGGATGAAGATCGAGGTGACCTATGTCGATGGGCGCGACGAGGAGGCGGTCGCCAAAGCGCTGCCCGGCGCCAAGCTCCTGTATCTGGAAAGCCCGACGAGCTGGGTGATGGAGGCGCATGACGTCGGCGCGCTCGCGGCGCTGGCCAAGCGCCACGGCGTCGTCTCGATGATCGACAACAGTTGGGCAAGCCCGTTCTTCCAGCGGCCGCTGACGCTCGGCGTCGATCTCGTCATCCATTCGGCCTCGAAATATCTCGGCGGCCACAGCGATGTGGTGGCGGGCATCGTTGCCGGCTCGAAGGAAATGATCGCCCGCATCAAGGCCGAGGCCTATCCCTATCTCGGCGGCAAGCTTTCGCCCTTCGACGCCTGGCTGTTGATCCGCGGTCTACGCACGCTGCCGCTGCGCATGCGGGCGCATGAGACGTCGGCGCTCGAGATCGCCAGGCGCCTGCAGAAGCTCGAAGTGGTCGAGACGGTCTGCCACCCCGGCCTCGCCAACCGGCTGCCGGCCGGGCTCAACGGCACCTCGGGCCTGTTTTCCTTCATCTTCCGCGACGGCGTCGATATCCGCGCCTTCGCCGACCACCTCAAGCTCTTCAAATTGGGTGTAAGCTGGGGCGGTCATGAAAGCCTGATCGTACCGGGCGAGGTGGTGCTGCAGCAGAAGGCACAGCCGAATTCCGCGCAAACCTTTGGCATCCATGCGCGATCCGTACGCCTCCATGTCGGCCTCGAAGGAACCGAGGCGCTGTGGAGAGACATCGAGGAGGCGCTCGCCGCCGCCTCGCAATCATGA
- a CDS encoding ABC transporter ATP-binding protein, with protein sequence MASIDIQNIRKAYGHVQVLHGVDLEIRDGEFVVLVGPSGCGKSTLLRMIAGLEDVTSGEIRIAGARVNERHPKDRDIAMVFQSYALYPHMNVAGNMSYSLKLRKTAKEKIASAVSAAAAKLGLDPLLERRPKALSGGQRQRVAMGRAIVRQPKAFLFDEPLSNLDARLREQMRAEIKKLHGDLKATSIYVTHDQIEAMTLADRIVAMHGGVVQQVGSPLELYDHPANLFVAGFIGSPGMNFLDASYVDGGVKLQDGTIVPLAKPLPLEDGARVTLGIRPEHVLMTNDGAGLATDVELVEPTGFGIILHLALHGLPFKIFTLDREALKAGPKVNVAFPAQYLHVFDDEGLRVD encoded by the coding sequence ATGGCATCGATCGATATCCAGAATATCCGCAAAGCCTATGGCCATGTGCAGGTGCTGCACGGCGTCGACCTCGAAATCCGGGACGGCGAATTCGTCGTGCTGGTCGGCCCCTCCGGCTGCGGCAAGTCCACGCTGCTGCGCATGATTGCCGGGCTGGAGGATGTCACATCGGGCGAAATCCGGATTGCCGGCGCCCGGGTGAACGAGCGGCATCCCAAGGATCGCGACATCGCCATGGTGTTCCAGTCCTATGCGCTTTACCCGCATATGAACGTTGCCGGCAATATGAGCTACAGCCTGAAACTGCGGAAGACGGCGAAGGAGAAGATCGCCAGTGCCGTCTCCGCGGCCGCCGCCAAGCTCGGTCTCGATCCGCTGCTTGAACGTCGGCCGAAGGCGCTCTCCGGCGGCCAGCGCCAGCGCGTCGCCATGGGCCGCGCCATCGTGCGCCAGCCGAAGGCCTTCCTGTTCGACGAGCCGCTGTCCAATCTCGATGCGCGCCTGCGCGAACAGATGCGTGCCGAAATCAAGAAGCTGCACGGCGACCTGAAGGCGACCTCGATCTACGTGACCCATGACCAGATCGAGGCAATGACGCTGGCGGACCGGATCGTCGCCATGCACGGCGGCGTGGTGCAGCAGGTCGGCAGTCCGCTCGAACTCTACGATCACCCCGCCAATCTGTTCGTCGCCGGCTTCATCGGCTCGCCGGGGATGAATTTTCTCGATGCGAGCTATGTCGACGGCGGCGTCAAGCTGCAGGACGGAACGATCGTTCCGCTGGCAAAGCCGCTGCCCCTTGAAGATGGTGCCAGGGTTACGCTCGGCATTCGGCCGGAGCATGTGCTGATGACGAATGACGGGGCGGGCCTTGCCACCGATGTCGAACTCGTCGAACCCACCGGCTTCGGCATCATCCTGCATCTTGCCCTGCACGGCCTGCCGTTCAAGATCTTCACGCTCGATCGCGAAGCGCTGAAGGCAGGCCCGAAGGTCAATGTGGCTTTCCCGGCGCAGTACCTGCATGTGTTCGACGACGAGGGGCTACGCGTCGATTGA
- a CDS encoding carbohydrate ABC transporter permease produces the protein MTISADMLDMRRDRRPWLRRLADASEPYLYSAPALILIIAVMLVPLTLGVSYAFRDIQLLNPFSGGFIGLDHFRELSTDAAFYGALRNTLWWTGASVVLQFVFGLILALLLDKPFPGRAIAQALVFLPWAVPSFLAGLNWAWLFNPVIGPIPHWLFALGLMHEPGNILSDPNYAMWGPIVANVWWGIPFFAITLLAALQAIPRDLYEAASIDGAGWFQRFRSITLPFLAPTIAITVLLRTVWISNFADLIVVMTNGGPADRTQIVASYIFTTAFKRLDFGYASAIALVLLALLLAYSMLIILLRQTLLNKD, from the coding sequence ATGACCATTTCCGCCGATATGCTTGACATGCGTCGCGACCGCAGGCCGTGGCTGCGTCGTCTTGCCGATGCTTCGGAGCCCTATCTCTACAGCGCCCCGGCCCTGATCCTGATCATCGCTGTCATGCTGGTGCCGCTGACATTGGGCGTTTCCTACGCCTTCCGCGACATCCAGCTGCTCAACCCGTTTTCCGGCGGTTTCATCGGGCTCGATCACTTCCGCGAGCTTTCTACGGATGCCGCCTTCTACGGGGCGCTGAGAAACACGCTCTGGTGGACCGGCGCCTCCGTCGTCCTGCAGTTCGTCTTCGGGCTCATCCTGGCGCTGCTGCTCGACAAACCGTTCCCGGGCCGGGCGATCGCGCAGGCGCTGGTCTTCCTGCCCTGGGCCGTGCCGTCCTTTCTTGCCGGCCTCAACTGGGCCTGGCTGTTCAATCCTGTTATCGGGCCGATCCCGCACTGGCTTTTCGCCCTCGGGCTGATGCATGAGCCGGGCAATATCCTTTCCGATCCCAATTATGCGATGTGGGGGCCGATCGTTGCCAATGTCTGGTGGGGCATTCCCTTCTTCGCCATCACGCTGCTGGCCGCCCTGCAGGCTATCCCGCGCGATCTTTACGAAGCGGCGTCGATCGACGGTGCTGGCTGGTTCCAGCGCTTCCGCTCGATCACCCTGCCGTTTCTGGCACCGACCATCGCCATCACCGTGCTGTTGCGAACCGTCTGGATCTCCAATTTCGCCGATCTGATCGTCGTCATGACCAATGGCGGGCCTGCCGACCGCACGCAGATCGTCGCGAGCTATATCTTCACGACGGCGTTCAAGCGGCTCGATTTCGGTTATGCCTCGGCGATCGCGCTGGTGCTGCTGGCCCTGCTGCTCGCCTATTCGATGCTGATCATCCTGCTGCGGCAGACGCTGCTGAACAAGGATTGA